In Halosegnis marinus, one genomic interval encodes:
- a CDS encoding DUF5804 family protein encodes MTRVCLVGSDDVNLRYELVSRETARDALATYDLAEPYANTVALETISLGSAVSLLNDLNWYLVRFADAALVLEPSVSDEEWLSRELAAAVRDDEVSAEASARYLKVYGVTAENELVEPMFVTRTGHELPDYDLREVEDTLRVRVTESEFGA; translated from the coding sequence GTACGAGCTCGTCTCCCGGGAGACGGCCCGCGACGCGCTCGCCACCTACGACCTCGCGGAGCCGTACGCGAACACGGTCGCGCTCGAAACCATCAGCCTCGGCTCCGCGGTCTCGCTGTTGAACGACCTGAACTGGTACCTCGTCCGCTTCGCCGACGCCGCGCTCGTCCTCGAACCCTCCGTCAGCGACGAGGAGTGGCTCTCGCGGGAACTCGCCGCCGCGGTCCGCGACGACGAGGTGTCGGCCGAGGCGTCCGCGCGCTACCTGAAGGTGTACGGCGTGACGGCCGAGAACGAACTGGTCGAGCCGATGTTCGTGACCCGGACCGGCCACGAGCTCCCCGACTACGACCTCCGCGAGGTCGAGGACACCCTCCGCGTGCGCGTCACGGAGTCGGAGTTCGGGGCGTGA
- a CDS encoding thioredoxin family protein yields MQLETMRPNPAWDEASYEDAVAAFAAVADEITVRVWGGDWCKDCRAQLPDFGAALDAAGVPEDRVHHYPVEKNDDGSKSGELVDEYGVELIPTVVVERDGEEVARFVEDEPVPIVVYLADRL; encoded by the coding sequence ATGCAACTGGAGACGATGCGGCCGAACCCAGCGTGGGACGAGGCCTCCTACGAGGACGCCGTCGCGGCGTTCGCCGCGGTCGCCGACGAGATAACGGTGCGCGTGTGGGGCGGGGACTGGTGTAAGGACTGCCGGGCGCAACTGCCCGACTTCGGCGCGGCACTCGACGCCGCGGGCGTCCCCGAGGACCGCGTCCACCACTACCCGGTGGAGAAGAACGACGACGGCTCGAAGTCGGGCGAACTCGTCGACGAGTACGGCGTCGAACTGATTCCGACGGTCGTCGTGGAGCGCGACGGCGAGGAAGTGGCGCGGTTCGTCGAGGACGAACCCGTCCCCATCGTCGTCTACCTCGCCGACCGGCTCTGA
- a CDS encoding Zn-ribbon domain-containing OB-fold protein, translating to MTLTYAEWTEALREDRLLGLACSCGHTNGTPTGACPHCGNRDLERVELPMTGVVHTETTIQVPPAGVAERGYQVGVVELGDARVMGRFGDEHAAIGDEVALAGVVEGDDGHPGPLFERV from the coding sequence GTGACCCTGACGTACGCGGAGTGGACCGAGGCCCTGCGCGAGGACCGCCTGCTCGGCCTCGCGTGCTCCTGCGGCCACACGAACGGCACCCCGACGGGCGCGTGCCCGCACTGCGGGAACCGCGACCTCGAACGGGTCGAACTCCCGATGACGGGCGTCGTCCACACGGAGACGACGATACAGGTGCCGCCCGCCGGCGTCGCGGAGCGCGGCTACCAGGTCGGCGTCGTCGAACTCGGCGACGCGAGGGTGATGGGTCGGTTCGGCGACGAACACGCCGCCATCGGCGACGAGGTGGCGCTCGCCGGCGTCGTCGAGGGCGACGACGGCCACCCCGGCCCGCTGTTCGAGCGGGTCTGA
- a CDS encoding thiolase C-terminal domain-containing protein, protein MARAAVVGAGMTKFGVHDTPLQELFGEAAFAALDDAGVAARDLDALYFGNAMSGQAENETHLGPRMASHIGAAGMEVQRFEDACATSANAFKNAVQAVDAGVHDAVLVGGVERCTPETGKDTPEMTRIFASASHRQYEQPTGLTFPGVFALLTKRHMHEYGTTEEQLAAVAVKNHAHGRLNPRAHFGKETTVEEVLEGPVVADPFRLMDCCPFSDGASAVVVVSDDLADSYDAPVDVTGVGHATDVVPIGDKANLTATQAARDAAESAYEQAGITADDADFAEVHDCFTGAEVLASEAIGFAPDGEGGAYAAEGRTSLDGDRPINPSGGLKAKGHPIGATGTAQIVELTEQIRGTVGERQVAGADTGVAHNLGGDSATTVVSVLEGRA, encoded by the coding sequence ATGGCACGTGCAGCCGTCGTCGGCGCCGGCATGACGAAGTTCGGCGTCCACGACACACCCCTACAGGAGCTGTTCGGCGAGGCCGCGTTCGCGGCGCTCGACGACGCCGGGGTCGCGGCGCGCGACCTCGACGCGCTCTACTTCGGCAACGCGATGAGCGGCCAGGCGGAGAACGAGACGCACCTCGGCCCGCGGATGGCGAGCCACATCGGCGCAGCGGGCATGGAGGTCCAGCGGTTCGAGGACGCCTGCGCCACCTCGGCGAACGCGTTCAAGAACGCCGTGCAGGCCGTCGACGCCGGCGTCCACGACGCCGTCCTCGTCGGCGGCGTCGAGCGGTGTACCCCCGAGACCGGGAAGGACACCCCCGAGATGACGCGCATCTTCGCCTCCGCCTCCCACCGGCAGTACGAACAGCCGACGGGGCTCACCTTCCCCGGCGTCTTCGCCCTGCTCACGAAGCGGCACATGCACGAGTACGGGACGACGGAGGAACAGCTCGCCGCCGTCGCGGTGAAGAACCACGCGCACGGCAGGCTGAACCCCCGCGCCCACTTCGGGAAGGAGACGACCGTCGAGGAGGTACTGGAGGGACCGGTCGTCGCCGACCCCTTCCGGCTGATGGACTGCTGTCCGTTCTCCGACGGGGCAAGCGCCGTGGTCGTCGTGAGCGACGACCTCGCGGACTCGTACGACGCGCCGGTCGACGTGACCGGCGTCGGTCACGCGACGGACGTGGTCCCCATCGGCGATAAAGCCAACCTGACCGCGACGCAAGCCGCGCGCGACGCCGCGGAGAGCGCCTACGAACAGGCCGGCATCACGGCCGACGACGCGGACTTCGCGGAGGTCCACGACTGCTTCACGGGCGCGGAGGTGCTGGCGAGCGAGGCCATCGGCTTCGCCCCCGACGGCGAGGGCGGCGCGTACGCGGCCGAGGGTCGGACCTCGTTGGACGGCGACCGGCCCATCAACCCCTCGGGCGGCCTGAAGGCGAAGGGCCACCCCATCGGCGCGACGGGCACGGCCCAGATCGTCGAACTCACGGAACAGATACGCGGCACGGTCGGCGAGCGGCAGGTCGCCGGCGCCGACACCGGCGTCGCACACAACCTCGGCGGGGACTCCGCTACGACCGTCGTCAGCGTGCTGGAGGGTCGCGCGTGA
- a CDS encoding nuclear transport factor 2 family protein, translating to MNAAARIRDYYDALRAGDPLHPFFREDETTVKFGVGEELSGYEAVAAGLRDQTATTTGWEVESRDLRVGSEGPAAWFADDVYMGWNDTEAGIRYEFDTRWSGSLLREDDEWLFTGMHVSTEVNR from the coding sequence ATGAACGCGGCCGCGAGGATACGCGACTACTACGACGCGTTGCGCGCCGGCGACCCCCTTCACCCGTTCTTCCGCGAGGACGAGACGACGGTGAAGTTCGGCGTCGGCGAGGAGCTGTCGGGGTACGAGGCCGTCGCGGCGGGCCTGCGCGACCAGACGGCGACCACGACCGGGTGGGAAGTGGAGTCCCGGGACCTCCGCGTCGGGAGCGAAGGGCCGGCGGCGTGGTTCGCCGACGACGTGTACATGGGGTGGAACGACACCGAGGCGGGCATCCGCTACGAGTTCGACACGCGGTGGTCCGGGTCGCTGCTGCGCGAGGACGACGAGTGGCTGTTCACGGGAATGCACGTGTCGACCGAGGTGAACCGCTGA
- a CDS encoding sensor histidine kinase, translated as MTLSERGRRAVAGGAVSLLGALLLLVPLFDMWQDVAVPPHKSLLSTTVENAVPLGLALVLVVTGVWLATRPWPARDALAVTKWTYAVSLGFGVVFAWVIGIQGFVQGDLKPLVIAMDAVLIGGLVAVAVGFYDVRRRRQRRETEHARARTSALFDNTDDDVATLRLASDGVETLATNAAFDANFDRAPAVLSRVIDAADTDSRAAFVRAVADGDPFEVEVELDDRGERREFIAQIVPYEADGDAAELFLVLTDVTEQKELARERVARSRIEHLHTVASEMANAPDADAAYDLTMSAAERVVPYDRACLSVDGETVRTRNADGPLDAAAADEAGGESRPLVETDGGAMVTDTDAGPVVTVPVGGRGVLQLGARPGALDESRTDAVELLATHLRETLRRLDREETIRHEREQMEFLNRVLRHDLLNGMNVVRMQGQLLESETDDEAVLERVDTVIDRVDSMTELINTMRSFMKTVLEGGEHELEPVALDDALTAAIESARDGHPGATFEVEGGVFPPVKVLADDLVSELFHNLLTNAVTHNDAAEPVVRVSAEPGPDAVEVVVADNGPGIPEGMRSRVLEKGEQGEASDGTGLGLYLCREIVDSYGGSLDIGESGMGGAAFTVRLPRQED; from the coding sequence ATGACTCTCTCGGAACGGGGGCGACGTGCCGTCGCGGGCGGGGCCGTCTCCCTGCTCGGGGCCCTCCTCCTTCTCGTCCCCCTGTTCGACATGTGGCAGGACGTGGCCGTCCCCCCGCACAAGTCGCTGCTCTCGACGACCGTCGAGAACGCCGTTCCGCTCGGCCTCGCGCTGGTGCTCGTCGTGACGGGCGTGTGGCTCGCGACCCGCCCGTGGCCCGCCCGCGACGCCCTCGCCGTGACGAAGTGGACCTACGCCGTCTCGCTCGGCTTCGGCGTCGTCTTCGCGTGGGTCATCGGCATCCAGGGGTTCGTCCAGGGCGACCTGAAGCCGCTCGTCATCGCCATGGACGCGGTACTCATCGGCGGTCTCGTCGCCGTCGCCGTCGGCTTCTACGACGTGCGCCGGCGCCGCCAGCGCCGCGAGACCGAACACGCCCGGGCTCGCACGAGCGCGCTGTTCGACAACACCGACGACGACGTGGCGACGCTCCGGCTCGCCTCCGACGGCGTCGAGACGCTCGCCACCAACGCCGCGTTCGACGCCAACTTCGACCGCGCGCCCGCCGTGCTCTCGCGGGTCATCGACGCCGCCGACACCGACTCCCGTGCGGCGTTCGTCCGGGCGGTCGCCGACGGCGACCCCTTCGAGGTCGAGGTCGAACTCGACGACCGCGGCGAGCGTCGGGAGTTCATCGCGCAGATCGTCCCCTACGAGGCCGACGGGGACGCCGCGGAGCTGTTCCTCGTCCTCACGGACGTGACCGAACAGAAGGAACTCGCCCGCGAGCGGGTCGCGCGTAGCCGCATCGAACACCTCCACACGGTCGCCTCGGAGATGGCGAACGCGCCCGACGCCGACGCGGCCTACGACCTCACGATGAGCGCGGCCGAGCGGGTCGTCCCCTACGACCGGGCGTGTCTGTCCGTGGACGGGGAGACCGTACGCACCCGGAACGCGGACGGGCCGCTCGACGCGGCGGCGGCGGACGAGGCCGGCGGCGAGTCCCGGCCGCTCGTGGAGACCGACGGGGGCGCGATGGTCACCGACACCGACGCCGGCCCGGTCGTGACGGTGCCGGTCGGCGGCCGCGGCGTGCTCCAGCTCGGCGCGCGCCCGGGCGCGCTCGACGAGAGCCGGACGGACGCGGTCGAACTGCTCGCCACCCACCTCCGCGAGACGCTGCGGCGGCTCGACCGCGAGGAGACCATCCGCCACGAGCGCGAGCAGATGGAGTTCCTCAACCGCGTGCTCCGCCACGACCTGCTCAACGGGATGAACGTCGTCCGGATGCAGGGCCAGCTGCTCGAATCCGAGACGGACGACGAGGCGGTGCTGGAGCGGGTCGATACCGTCATCGACCGCGTGGACTCGATGACGGAGCTCATCAACACGATGCGGTCGTTCATGAAGACGGTCCTCGAGGGGGGCGAGCACGAACTCGAACCGGTGGCGCTCGACGACGCGCTCACGGCGGCCATCGAGTCGGCACGGGACGGCCACCCCGGGGCGACGTTCGAGGTGGAGGGCGGCGTCTTCCCGCCCGTGAAGGTGCTCGCCGACGACCTCGTCTCGGAGCTGTTCCACAACCTCCTGACGAACGCCGTCACCCACAACGACGCGGCCGAGCCGGTCGTGCGCGTCTCGGCGGAGCCCGGCCCGGACGCGGTCGAGGTCGTCGTCGCCGACAACGGTCCCGGCATCCCCGAGGGGATGCGCTCGCGCGTGCTGGAGAAGGGCGAGCAGGGCGAGGCGAGCGACGGGACGGGGCTGGGGCTCTACCTGTGTCGGGAGATCGTCGACAGCTACGGCGGGTCGCTCGACATCGGCGAGAGCGGGATGGGCGGCGCCGCGTTCACCGTGCGCCTGCCGCGACAGGAGGACTAG
- a CDS encoding DoxX family protein, giving the protein MIPLQTDVFAATGAAEIFLLARIVFGVTLAFMGLNHFLNLEEMTGYAQFKGLPAPGFSVVASGATLVLGGLGLVVGAFPVLAAGALATFLLVSAVTMHDFWSIDDPEEKQNEMISFQKNVYGAGAALAFLVVGGVEWTYAVGIGLF; this is encoded by the coding sequence ATGATTCCGCTCCAGACCGACGTGTTCGCGGCGACCGGCGCGGCGGAGATATTCCTCCTCGCGCGTATCGTGTTCGGCGTGACGCTGGCGTTCATGGGACTGAACCACTTCCTGAACCTCGAGGAGATGACCGGCTACGCCCAGTTCAAGGGCCTCCCCGCGCCGGGCTTCAGCGTCGTCGCCTCCGGCGCGACGCTCGTTCTCGGCGGCCTCGGCCTCGTCGTCGGGGCCTTCCCCGTCCTCGCCGCGGGCGCGCTGGCGACGTTCCTGCTCGTCTCGGCCGTCACGATGCACGACTTCTGGTCGATAGACGACCCGGAGGAGAAGCAGAACGAGATGATCTCGTTCCAGAAGAACGTGTACGGCGCGGGCGCGGCGCTCGCCTTCCTCGTCGTCGGCGGCGTCGAGTGGACGTACGCGGTCGGCATCGGCCTGTTCTGA
- a CDS encoding flavin reductase family protein, giving the protein MEIDAREKPSLYRLLAGAVVPRPIGWISTRGPERDNLAPYSFFNVATPSPPTLAFSAGDTRDGLKDTARNAVESGAFAHNVVTADLAEAMNATATGDEVDEFERAGLAKAECETVDAPYVADAKVVFECETVETVDFGVSTLVLGRVRYVHIDDAVTTDGKLDTTKLDVVGRMTGSEYTRTRDRFAMERPE; this is encoded by the coding sequence GTGGAGATAGACGCGCGCGAGAAGCCGTCGCTGTACCGCCTGCTGGCCGGCGCGGTCGTGCCCCGACCCATCGGCTGGATATCGACGCGCGGCCCCGAGCGCGACAACCTCGCGCCGTACTCGTTTTTCAACGTGGCGACGCCGTCGCCGCCGACGCTCGCGTTCTCCGCGGGGGACACCCGCGACGGGCTGAAGGACACCGCGCGCAACGCCGTCGAGTCGGGCGCGTTCGCCCACAACGTCGTCACCGCGGACCTCGCCGAGGCGATGAACGCCACCGCGACCGGCGACGAGGTGGACGAGTTCGAGCGCGCCGGCCTCGCGAAGGCCGAGTGCGAGACGGTGGACGCGCCGTACGTCGCCGACGCGAAGGTCGTCTTCGAGTGCGAGACGGTCGAGACAGTGGATTTCGGCGTCTCGACGCTCGTTCTCGGGCGCGTACGGTACGTCCACATCGACGACGCGGTAACCACGGACGGGAAGCTCGACACGACGAAACTCGACGTCGTCGGGCGGATGACCGGGTCGGAGTACACCCGGACGCGCGACCGCTTCGCGATGGAGCGTCCGGAGTAA
- a CDS encoding transcriptional regulator, with protein sequence MSHVCPECNRTFGTELALALHRDTCGRDEMQCTECGARFAEARATRDGWHYECPTEGCDGAGVGEQLYALNR encoded by the coding sequence ATGAGCCACGTCTGTCCGGAGTGCAACCGAACGTTCGGAACCGAACTCGCGCTGGCGCTCCACCGCGACACGTGCGGCCGCGACGAGATGCAGTGTACGGAGTGCGGCGCGCGGTTCGCGGAGGCGCGGGCGACGCGCGACGGCTGGCACTACGAGTGTCCGACGGAGGGGTGTGACGGCGCGGGCGTCGGCGAACAGCTGTACGCGCTCAATCGGTAG
- a CDS encoding SRPBCC family protein: MPRLASTPDGRRVEVHEPVAAPRDRVWELFRDTETWAEWGPSVREVESPDRYVAAGTEGRVRTVAGLWLPFAVRTCADYRWTWNVAKLPATGHRVEARAGGCTAVIEIPLPGAAYAPVCERGLRRLRELAEATD, from the coding sequence ATGCCCCGCCTCGCGAGTACCCCGGACGGCCGCCGCGTCGAGGTCCACGAGCCGGTCGCCGCCCCCCGCGACCGCGTGTGGGAGCTGTTCCGCGACACGGAGACGTGGGCCGAGTGGGGCCCGTCCGTGCGCGAGGTGGAGTCCCCCGACCGCTACGTCGCCGCCGGGACGGAGGGTCGCGTGCGCACCGTCGCGGGGCTGTGGCTCCCCTTCGCCGTGCGCACCTGCGCGGACTACCGCTGGACGTGGAACGTCGCGAAGCTCCCCGCGACTGGCCACCGCGTCGAGGCGCGCGCCGGCGGCTGTACGGCGGTCATCGAGATACCGCTGCCCGGGGCCGCGTACGCGCCCGTCTGCGAGCGCGGCCTCCGGCGCCTCCGCGAACTGGCCGAGGCTACCGATTGA
- a CDS encoding aldo/keto reductase has translation MEYTTLGNTGIEVSRICLGCMSFGDPDWRAWVKGEEFGTELVERAIDLGINFFDTANMYSRGESERVLGKALEGYDRDAQVVATKVFFQMRDDDPNSGGLSRKTIEQELDASLDRLGTDTIDLYQTHRWDYDTPVETTMSALTDAVRRGKVRHLGASSMWAYQLATAQHTADRQGLERFATMQNHYNLAYREEERETLPCEQEGMGVIPWSPLARGYLTRPHEEYMSTKRAETDDYAQEHPYADRGGREINARVEELAAEYDAEMAQIALAWVLAKDVVTAPIVGASSIEHLESAVEALEIDLSDSDVAYLEEPYEAVGVSGHA, from the coding sequence ATGGAGTACACCACGCTCGGGAACACGGGCATCGAGGTGTCGCGCATCTGTCTGGGCTGTATGAGCTTCGGCGACCCGGACTGGCGCGCGTGGGTGAAGGGCGAGGAGTTCGGCACCGAACTCGTCGAGCGCGCCATCGACCTCGGTATCAACTTCTTCGACACGGCGAACATGTACTCGCGCGGCGAGAGCGAGCGCGTGCTCGGAAAGGCGCTGGAGGGGTACGACCGCGACGCGCAGGTCGTCGCGACGAAGGTGTTCTTCCAGATGCGCGACGACGACCCGAACTCCGGGGGGCTGTCGCGCAAGACCATCGAGCAGGAACTCGACGCCTCGCTCGACCGCCTCGGGACCGACACCATCGACCTCTACCAGACCCACCGCTGGGACTACGACACGCCCGTCGAGACGACGATGAGCGCGCTCACCGACGCCGTGCGCCGCGGCAAGGTGCGCCACCTCGGCGCGTCCTCGATGTGGGCCTACCAGCTCGCGACGGCCCAGCACACGGCCGACCGACAGGGGTTGGAGCGGTTCGCGACGATGCAGAACCACTACAACCTCGCCTACCGCGAGGAGGAGCGCGAGACGCTCCCCTGCGAGCAGGAGGGGATGGGGGTCATTCCGTGGTCGCCGCTCGCGCGCGGCTACCTCACCCGCCCCCACGAGGAGTACATGTCCACGAAGCGCGCCGAGACGGACGACTACGCGCAGGAGCACCCCTACGCGGACCGCGGCGGCAGGGAGATAAACGCCCGCGTCGAGGAACTCGCGGCCGAGTACGACGCCGAGATGGCCCAGATAGCACTCGCGTGGGTGCTCGCGAAGGACGTCGTCACCGCGCCCATCGTCGGGGCCTCCTCGATAGAACACCTCGAATCGGCGGTCGAGGCGCTGGAGATCGACCTCTCGGACTCCGACGTCGCGTACCTGGAGGAACCGTACGAGGCGGTCGGGGTCTCCGGACACGCCTGA